In the genome of Planctomyces sp. SH-PL62, the window GGCTGGTGAATCTCGGCTGCGGCACCGGCCACCCCTCGTACGTGATGAGCTCCTCGTTCGCCAACCAGACCCTCGCTCAGATCGAGCTCTGGCAGCACAACGAGAAGTACCCCGTCGGCGTCTACGTCCTGCCCAAGAAGCTGGACGAGCACGTCGCCCGCCTGCAGCTCAAGAAGCTGAACGTTCAGCTCACCGAGCTGACCGACGAGCAGGCCGCCTACATCCACGTCCCCAAGGAAGGGCCTTACAAGTCCGACCAGTACCGCTATTGATCGGCATCCCTGGGCGGCGGAGGGGCCAGGCGCCCCGCCGCCGCGCCCTCCAGGCCGCACGCCCCGTAGCCGCGCCGCGGCGCCGGGGCGTCGCGCATTCCCCCATCCCCCCGTCCCCTTCCGAGGAATAGATCCGAGATGCCCGACGTGCGTGCCTTCCGCGGCGTCCGCTACGATGTGGCCCAAGTCGGCGCGATGTCCGACGTCATCGCGCCGCCCTACGACGTGATCGATGCGGCCCTGCAAGAGAAGCTCTACCAGGCCAGCCCGTACAACAGCATCCGCCTGGAGCTGAACCGCCCCGAGCCCGGCGACTCCGAGGCCGAAAGCCCCTACACCCGCGCCGCGAAGTTCCTCCGCGAGTGGCAGCGCCAGGGCGTCCTGCGGGCCGACGACCAGCCCGCGTTCTACGTCTACGAGCAGACCTACCAGGTCGAGGGCCAGACCCACGTCCGCCGGGGGTTCTTCGCCCGCGTCCGGCTGGAGCCGTTCGGCGAGGGGAAGATCTTCCCCCACGAGCAGACGCTCGCCGGCCCCAAGGCCGACCGCCTCGCGCTCTACCAGGCCACGGGCTTCAACCTCAGCCCGATCTTCGGCCTCTACCCGGACTCGACCAACGAGGTCCTCCGCAAGGTCGAGGAAGGGATCCGCGACAAGACCCCCCTGGTCGCCGAGGACCACCTGGGCGTCACCAACAAACTCTGGCTGTCGACCGACCCCGCCGTCCTCTCGGCCGTGGGGGGCCTGATGGGCCAGAAGCCGGTCTTCATCGCCGACGGCCACCACCGCTACGAGACCGGCCTGCGGTTCCGCAACGAGAAGGAAGCCGCTGGCGAGCTGTCCGGCCCCGACGATCCGGCCAACTTCTGCCTCATGATGCTGGTCTCCATGAGCGATCCGGGCCTCCTGATCCTCCCCACCCACCGGCTTGTGAAGGGCTTCCCCGGCCTCACCGCCGAGGAGCTGACGAACCGGCTCGCCCCCGAGTTCGAGCTGCAAGACCTGGGCGAAGGCGACGCCGGGCTCGAAGCCGCCGCCCTCGCCACCTCCGGCAGCGGCGAGCAGGACGTGCTGGCCTTCGGCACCGTCGCCGACGGCAAGTGGACCCTCGCCCGACTCCGCTCCGACGCCGTCATGGACCGCCTCGCCCCCGACCACGGCGCCGACTGGCGCTCCCTGGGCGTGAGCATCCTCCAGGTCCTCGTCCTCGACCACCT includes:
- a CDS encoding DUF1015 domain-containing protein is translated as MPDVRAFRGVRYDVAQVGAMSDVIAPPYDVIDAALQEKLYQASPYNSIRLELNRPEPGDSEAESPYTRAAKFLREWQRQGVLRADDQPAFYVYEQTYQVEGQTHVRRGFFARVRLEPFGEGKIFPHEQTLAGPKADRLALYQATGFNLSPIFGLYPDSTNEVLRKVEEGIRDKTPLVAEDHLGVTNKLWLSTDPAVLSAVGGLMGQKPVFIADGHHRYETGLRFRNEKEAAGELSGPDDPANFCLMMLVSMSDPGLLILPTHRLVKGFPGLTAEELTNRLAPEFELQDLGEGDAGLEAAALATSGSGEQDVLAFGTVADGKWTLARLRSDAVMDRLAPDHGADWRSLGVSILQVLVLDHLLAPLAKDRSTRYVHLAGEVRDEVAAKGCDLACLVPPASMEHVEAIASALETMPPKSTYFFPKLLTGLVFNPIR